The DNA region CCCGGAATGACCGGGACGCCCGCCTCTTCCATCACCTTCCGGGCCGTCACTTTGTCTCCCATGCGGGTGATCACGTCCGGTCTCGGACCCACCCAGATGAGATTCCGATCGAGCACTTGCTCGGCAAACGACGCATTTTCGGACAAAAAGCCGTATCCGGGATGCACCGCGTCCGCTCCGGTTTTCTCCGCGGCATCCAGAATGGCTTCAATGTTCAGGTAACTTTTGGCTGCCTGGGCGGGACCGATCGGCACCGCTTCATCCGCCGCTTTCACGTGCGGCATGTCACGATCCGCTTCGGAATAAACCGCCACCGTCCGGATTCCCAATTCCCTGCAGGTGCGCATGATCCGGCACGCGATCTCCCCACGGTTTGCCACGAGCAGTTTCCGGATTTTCATACTGCCCCCCCTGTTTCCTGCTTTGGATCCGAATAAATCGACGAAAAACGCCAATCGCGGAGATCCATTTTTATCTCTTCGACGGCTCGGTATAGCATTCCTTCTCAAAAAGCATGCGATTCGTTCATAAACGAATATACAAAACCATCAAACAATTCCCCAAACCGAAAAAGACCCACACACGGACAGGTCTGATGCGGGTCTTCACGACCGGAGCCCGTCAATCCACGCGCTCCAGATTTCTGTTTTCTTCCATTTTGAATTTCGGCTGGCCGGCACCGTCGGCTTCTCCTTCGAGCATCGCCAGTTTGCGGGCCCGTTCCATGATCTGGACCAATGTCCGGTAGTCATCGTTGACCATCCGGTAGTCACTCTGCACGTGATCGAGTTTCCCTCTCATTTCCCGGTTTTCTTCTTCGAGGCGGGCCAGATCGGCTTCTTTTTCCTGCAATTCCTTTTCCAGCTGCTTCTTCTGCCTCCGAAGTTCCGCCATTTCATTTTTGTACTGTCTCAGGAAGCGGATGACGTTGTCGATCGTCCATCCCGAATCTCCGCCGATGGCGGCTCCTTCCACCCTGAGCCGCTGTTGTCTTTGCTTTTCGCGATTCTTTTTCTGACGTTGGGCCTTGGCAATCTGAATGGCCGCCTCATATTTTTTCCGAACCGTGCTGTTCCAACGGAATCCGCAGGCGGCCGGGGTCCGGCCCAATTTTTCCGCCACTTCTTCGAAGGCGGACAGTTGGGTGCCCCCCTCGCGGATATGCCTCAGTGTCACTTCCGCCAGAACGAGATCATCCTCCGGCGTCCACGCATCCTGTCGCTTGACAGCCATTGTCTTCGCTTCCCTCCGATCTTCATGCTGCAGTCCGCGTTCTCTCACAGCGGTCCCTGATGCCACTATATGCATCTGGTATAAAGCATAGTATATGGATCTACTACTTCTTATTGCCATCGGAGGTTGCGAGTATACCTGTCCCAAGAACGCAGGCGGCCGGAACCGGGAGATCCCGGCCGGTGAAGCGGAAAAAACGCACGGCGGTGCCGAACGAAGATTTCACGTTTCGTCCGGCACCGCCCGGTGAACTTACCGGCACTAAAGCCGGCGGAATCCGTCAAGACTTCCGCGTTTTTCGGAGAAACGATTCCACGGCCTGTCGATGCCGGTCCGAATTCCATCCCGCCGCGCAATTTTCGGCTTCGATCTCCGTCAGACGGGAAGCCGGCACTCCGTCACGGACCTGCCGGGCCAATTGCTTGTACGCGCGTACCACTTCGACCGGAGCGTCCGCAAACCGCCGGATGAACACGTTCAATTTTTCCTCAAAGGAATCTTCCGGCAAAATCCGGTCCACCAGCCCCAGCTCCCATGCCCTGCCCGCGCTGATCCGCTCACCGGTCAACAACAACTCCAGCGCCGGGCTGATGCCGATTTTTTTCATCAGCCTCGAACCTCCTCCCCACCCGCTGGTGATGCCCAATTTCACCTGGATCATGCCGAACAGGGCCCGTTCGGAAGCGATGCAAAAATCGGTGCTGGCGGCCAACTCACACCCTCCGCCCACGGCCGGCCCTTCCACGACGGACATGGTGATGACTTCCCATTCCGAAATCCGCTGCAGGATCCGGCCCATCCTTTTCATGACCGGCAAGATCCCCTCCCGGTCCAGCCGGTGAAACTCATCGAGATCACCTCCGGACACGAACGCCCGTCGATCTCCCCGGAACAGGACCAACCGCAATGTTTCGTCCCGCTCCCATTCGTCAAGCACGTGTTCCAACTCTTCCATCATGGCGAGATTGACCGCGTTTCTCGCTTCCGGACGCCGGAAGACGATCCGGCCGATTCCGTCCGTTTTTTCCGTCAAAAGTGTCCGCATGTTGAACATCCCTTCCGCTGTCCTTGATACCGTTTGGATCAAAGGGTATAATAAGTCCTGTTGAATCATGGCAGAATGCGGGTGCACAGGAATCTTGCAGGAAGGAGTGGGACAGTACATGGACCGCATGTTTCGGGTTCTCGGGTTCTGGACCTTGGTCATCGCACTGATGTTCCTCGCAGGTCATATGTACATTCCTGCCGCCCTCTTCGGGGTACAGACCCTCTTTTTCGTGATCTTGGGTTACATGGGATTGACCGAAAAAACGTACATGTACGTTTTCGGCGCATACATGTTCGTTGCGTTCGTGGGCATGGTTTGGTATTCCACGTTCATGATGCACTGATTCATTTTGCCGGATTCAAAACGGCTCCCGGAGGTCCGGGGGCCGTGAACTTGGCACCGCATTCCGCCGAATGTCGATTCCTGCTCCGCACATCCCAAACCACAGGA from Staphylospora marina includes:
- a CDS encoding RsfA family transcriptional regulator: MAVKRQDAWTPEDDLVLAEVTLRHIREGGTQLSAFEEVAEKLGRTPAACGFRWNSTVRKKYEAAIQIAKAQRQKKNREKQRQQRLRVEGAAIGGDSGWTIDNVIRFLRQYKNEMAELRRQKKQLEKELQEKEADLARLEEENREMRGKLDHVQSDYRMVNDDYRTLVQIMERARKLAMLEGEADGAGQPKFKMEENRNLERVD
- a CDS encoding DUF2626 family protein, giving the protein MDRMFRVLGFWTLVIALMFLAGHMYIPAALFGVQTLFFVILGYMGLTEKTYMYVFGAYMFVAFVGMVWYSTFMMH
- a CDS encoding enoyl-CoA hydratase/isomerase family protein: MRTLLTEKTDGIGRIVFRRPEARNAVNLAMMEELEHVLDEWERDETLRLVLFRGDRRAFVSGGDLDEFHRLDREGILPVMKRMGRILQRISEWEVITMSVVEGPAVGGGCELAASTDFCIASERALFGMIQVKLGITSGWGGGSRLMKKIGISPALELLLTGERISAGRAWELGLVDRILPEDSFEEKLNVFIRRFADAPVEVVRAYKQLARQVRDGVPASRLTEIEAENCAAGWNSDRHRQAVESFLRKTRKS